A region from the Ciconia boyciana chromosome 1, ASM3463844v1, whole genome shotgun sequence genome encodes:
- the ART1 gene encoding GPI-linked NAD(P)(+)--arginine ADP-ribosyltransferase 1: MEHLALGLVLLAGTLAASSPPRLQDLDPVKEVALDMAPTSFDDQYRGCSRMMEEELEELNRTEFANNSVYAEAWTHAAAEWRRRQGHVPRLLGLRPEQAVALLAYTLHGPLYLAFNTAVREAGRSRGEYLGAFRFKALHFLLTEALRALRDAQPRRCHRVYRGVRGIRFTARPRQSVRFGQFTSTSLRNESTLPFGQDTFFSVETCYGVPIKDFSFFPTEEEVLIPPFESFEVTNVARDGDRALIQLRSQDTLSTYNCELVTEKRCKSRPCVFSAGRSVPGDPPRLWGLLLAAAALAAAGGP; this comes from the exons ATGGAGCATCTGGCGCTGggcctggtgctgctggccgGGACCCTGGCCGCCAGCAGCCCCCCGCGCCTGCAAGACCTCGACCCCGTCAAGGAGGTGGCGCTGGACATGGCCCCCACCTCCTTCGACGACCAGTACCGGGGCTGCAGCCGCATGATGGAGGAGGAACTGGAGGAGCTCAACCGCACCGAGTTCGCCAACAACAGCGTCTATGCCGAGGCCTGGACCCACGCCGCTGCCGAATGGCGGAGGCGGCAGGGCCACGTCCCCCGGCTGCTAGGACTGCGGCCGGAGCAGGCGGTCGCCCTCCTGGCATACACCCTGCATGGCCCCCTCTACCTGGCATTCAACACAGCCGTGCGTGAGGCCGGGCGCTCCCGCGGGGAATACCTGGGCGCCTTCCGCTTCAAGGCGCTGCATTTCCTCTTGACCGAGGCGCTGCGTGCCCTGCGGGACGCCCAGCCCCGCCGTTGCCACCGCGTCTACCGGGGCGTCCGGGGCATCCGCTTCACTGCCCGGCCCCGCCAGTCCGTCCGCTTCGGCCAGTTCACTTCCACGTCTCTCCGGAACGAGAGCACCCTGCCCTTCGGCCAGGACACCTTCTTCTCGGTGGAGACCTGCTACGGTGTCCCCATCAAGGACTTCTCCTTCTTCCCGACGGAGGAGGAGGTCCTCATCCCGCCCTTCGAGAGCTTCGAGGTCACCAACGTCGCCCGCGATGGGGACAGAGCCCTCATCCAGCTCCGCTCCCAGGACACGCTCAGCACCTACAACTGCGAGTTGGTGACAG AGAAGAGATGCAAGAGCCGGCCGTGCGTCTTCAGCGCAG gcaGGAGcgtccccggggaccccccgcGCCTCTGGGGGCTCCTCCTGGCAGCCGCGGCCCTGGCAGCCGCCGGGGGCCCCTGA